The Amycolatopsis sp. 195334CR genome window below encodes:
- a CDS encoding amidohydrolase family protein: MELGTIGLPEIIDAWMQQPGARFMAEPWLDSVLRWTGTARMAPPLQATLSEMDTAGVRAGLLSAWYSPRGPLITNDEVAEVVERYPARFAGIASVDLADPMGAVREIRRCVRDLGFVGVRVVPWLWNLPPNDRRYYPVYVACVELGVPFCTQLGHTGPLCPSEPGRPIPYLDEVLLDFPELVVVGGHVGFPWLNEVLSLAMKYPNFHIDTSAYALHRLPGELAEYARGRGRTRVLFGSNYPMITPGDCLKQLDKLELGAEAKELFLGGNARRIFNLQL; the protein is encoded by the coding sequence ATGGAGCTGGGCACGATCGGCCTGCCGGAGATCATCGACGCCTGGATGCAGCAGCCGGGGGCCCGGTTCATGGCGGAGCCCTGGCTGGATTCGGTGCTCCGCTGGACCGGGACCGCCCGCATGGCTCCGCCGTTGCAGGCGACGCTGTCCGAGATGGACACCGCGGGCGTGCGGGCCGGGCTGCTGTCGGCCTGGTACTCGCCGCGCGGGCCGCTGATCACCAACGACGAGGTCGCCGAGGTGGTCGAGCGGTACCCGGCCCGGTTCGCGGGCATCGCGTCGGTGGACCTCGCCGATCCGATGGGCGCGGTCCGCGAGATCCGCCGCTGCGTGCGCGACCTCGGTTTTGTCGGGGTGCGGGTGGTGCCGTGGTTGTGGAACCTGCCGCCCAACGACCGCCGCTACTACCCCGTCTACGTCGCGTGCGTGGAGCTCGGGGTGCCGTTCTGCACGCAGCTCGGGCACACCGGGCCGCTGTGCCCGTCCGAACCCGGTCGCCCGATCCCCTATCTGGACGAGGTGCTGCTGGACTTCCCGGAGCTGGTGGTGGTCGGCGGGCACGTCGGCTTCCCCTGGTTGAACGAGGTGCTGTCGCTGGCGATGAAGTACCCGAACTTCCACATCGACACCTCCGCGTACGCGCTGCACCGCCTGCCCGGCGAACTCGCCGAGTACGCCAGGGGGCGCGGGCGGACCCGCGTGCTGTTCGGCTCCAACTACCCGATGATCACGCCGGGCGACTGCCTCAAGCAGCTCGACAAACTCGAGCTGGGTGCCGAAGCGAAAGAACTGTTCCTCGGCGGCAACGCCCGGCGGATCTTCAATCTGCAGCTTTGA
- a CDS encoding Gfo/Idh/MocA family oxidoreductase, with product MRLGLAGTGRIGSAHADILRQLPAVTSVVVADADTERARATAAKLEVEAAGSIDELFTAGLDGVVIAAATDAHPELIIRGVSAGLPVFCEKPVAGDVAGTRAVVDRVAETEVPVQIGFQRRFDPGYAAARRAVTAGELGWLHTLRATTLDPAPPPAEYVPGSGGLFRDCGVHDFDIIRWVTGHEVTEVFAFGGNRGAEFFAAAGDVDTAAVVLTMDDGTLATVSLTRYNAAGYDVRLEVLGSAGSIAVGMDERLPLTSAEEGVAWPSGPAYPGFMERFRASYVRELEAFTEVVAGRIPSPCTVGDALAAFHIAEACDLSRRENRPVRLTP from the coding sequence ATGAGGCTTGGACTCGCCGGCACCGGCCGGATCGGTTCGGCGCACGCCGACATCCTCAGGCAGCTGCCCGCCGTCACCTCGGTGGTGGTGGCCGACGCGGACACCGAGCGCGCGCGGGCGACCGCCGCCAAGCTGGAGGTCGAGGCGGCGGGCAGCATCGACGAGCTGTTCACCGCCGGGCTGGACGGCGTGGTCATCGCCGCCGCCACCGACGCGCACCCCGAACTGATCATCCGCGGGGTGAGCGCGGGCCTGCCGGTGTTCTGCGAGAAGCCGGTCGCCGGGGACGTGGCCGGTACGCGGGCCGTGGTGGACCGGGTGGCCGAAACCGAGGTGCCGGTGCAGATCGGCTTCCAGCGGCGGTTCGACCCGGGGTACGCGGCCGCCCGCCGGGCGGTCACCGCCGGCGAACTGGGCTGGCTGCACACCCTGCGCGCGACCACACTGGACCCGGCGCCGCCGCCCGCCGAGTACGTGCCGGGCTCGGGCGGCCTCTTCCGCGACTGCGGGGTGCACGACTTCGACATCATCCGCTGGGTGACCGGGCACGAGGTGACCGAGGTCTTCGCGTTCGGCGGCAACCGCGGGGCCGAGTTCTTCGCCGCCGCCGGTGACGTGGACACCGCGGCCGTGGTGCTCACCATGGACGACGGCACCCTCGCCACGGTGTCGCTGACCAGGTACAACGCCGCCGGGTACGACGTGCGGCTGGAGGTGCTCGGTTCGGCGGGCAGCATCGCGGTCGGCATGGACGAGCGGCTGCCGCTGACCTCGGCCGAAGAGGGCGTTGCCTGGCCGTCCGGTCCGGCGTACCCCGGTTTCATGGAGCGCTTCCGGGCGTCCTACGTCCGCGAGCTGGAGGCGTTCACCGAGGTGGTGGCGGGCCGGATCCCCAGCCCCTGCACGGTCGGGGACGCGCTGGCCGCCTTCCACATCGCCGAGGCGTGCGACCTGTCGCGCCGGGAGAACCGCCCGGTACGTCTCACGCCGTAG
- a CDS encoding LacI family DNA-binding transcriptional regulator — MVRPTMEDVAARAGVSRALVSLVMRNSPKVSEQRRTAVLKAADELGYQPHVMARSLASRTSTVLGVMVSDLRNAFFADVVEGLDSAAQAAGFNLILNTGSRSPAREQAALRSLLSFRPAGVILLSPVLSAAAVEKAAEQCPLVLVSRTSRLSTVDTVNDDGTAGVALAVDHLVDRGHRRIVHFDGGSAASAAARRRGYRAAMARHGLEPRIVRSEHTDTAGEKAVRELLSSVDSRELPTAVVAGNDFNAVGVISAFEEAGFRVPEDVSVVGYDNTSLAALRHVWLTTVDQPRLELGRLAVESLLERVRGERDEPMRHLLHPSLVVRGTTAAPRS; from the coding sequence GTGGTCCGACCAACGATGGAGGACGTGGCCGCGCGGGCCGGTGTTTCGCGAGCACTGGTTTCGCTGGTCATGCGCAATTCGCCGAAGGTCAGCGAACAACGCCGCACGGCGGTGCTGAAAGCGGCCGACGAGCTGGGCTACCAGCCGCACGTGATGGCGAGATCGCTGGCCAGCCGCACCTCCACGGTGCTCGGCGTGATGGTTTCCGACCTGCGGAACGCCTTTTTCGCCGATGTGGTGGAAGGCCTGGATTCGGCCGCGCAGGCCGCCGGTTTCAACCTCATCCTGAACACCGGATCGCGCAGTCCGGCGCGCGAACAAGCCGCCCTGCGCAGTTTGCTGTCCTTCCGCCCAGCGGGAGTCATCCTGCTTTCGCCGGTGCTTTCCGCCGCCGCCGTGGAAAAGGCCGCCGAACAGTGCCCGCTGGTGCTGGTCTCGCGCACTTCGCGCCTGTCCACTGTGGATACGGTGAACGACGACGGCACGGCGGGGGTGGCGCTGGCGGTGGACCACCTGGTCGATCGCGGGCACCGGCGGATCGTGCACTTCGACGGCGGGTCCGCGGCCAGCGCCGCCGCCCGGCGCCGGGGTTATCGCGCCGCGATGGCGCGCCACGGCCTCGAACCCCGGATCGTGCGCAGCGAGCACACCGACACCGCGGGCGAGAAGGCGGTGCGGGAGCTGCTCAGCTCGGTGGACTCCCGCGAACTGCCCACCGCGGTGGTCGCGGGCAACGACTTCAACGCCGTCGGCGTCATCTCGGCCTTCGAGGAAGCCGGATTCCGGGTGCCGGAGGACGTTTCCGTGGTCGGCTACGACAACACCTCGCTGGCCGCGCTGCGCCACGTCTGGCTGACCACGGTGGACCAGCCACGCCTGGAACTGGGCAGGCTCGCGGTCGAGTCGCTGCTCGAACGGGTCCGCGGCGAACGCGACGAGCCGATGCGGCACCTGCTCCACCCTTCGCTGGTGGTGCGCGGCACCACGGCCGCACCCCGTTCCTAG
- a CDS encoding sugar phosphate isomerase/epimerase produces MTIDPDFKIAAAPISWGVCEVPGWGRVLDAPLVLGQMAELGVKATELGPPGYLPRDPAELRTLLGAHDLRLIGGFLAVALHSDADGAVAAAEESAALFAACGAEVLVLAAATGLDGYDDRPELTAAEWRTLIDTAARIRDTAAAHGLRTVLHPHVGTHVETEAEVERFIADSDLPLCLDTGHLLIGGTDPVALAKRFPDRIGHLHLKDVRADLAERVRTGELAYTEAVGQGIYVPLGEGDVDIEAMVRFVHEAGYTGWYVLEQDTALGPDSADGVPKRDTARSLAQLDKIVSRLAAA; encoded by the coding sequence ATGACAATCGATCCGGATTTCAAGATCGCCGCGGCGCCGATCTCCTGGGGGGTGTGCGAAGTCCCCGGCTGGGGCCGGGTGCTCGACGCCCCGTTGGTGCTCGGGCAGATGGCCGAACTCGGCGTGAAGGCCACCGAACTCGGCCCACCCGGTTACCTGCCAAGGGATCCGGCGGAGTTGCGCACCCTGCTCGGGGCGCACGATCTTCGCCTGATCGGCGGTTTCCTCGCGGTGGCTCTGCACTCCGACGCGGACGGCGCGGTGGCCGCGGCGGAGGAGTCCGCGGCCCTGTTCGCCGCCTGCGGGGCCGAGGTGCTCGTGCTCGCCGCGGCCACCGGGCTGGACGGGTACGACGACCGTCCCGAGTTGACCGCCGCCGAATGGCGCACGCTCATCGACACGGCGGCCAGGATCCGGGACACTGCCGCAGCGCACGGTTTGCGCACCGTTCTGCACCCGCACGTGGGGACGCATGTGGAGACCGAGGCCGAGGTGGAGAGGTTCATCGCCGACTCCGACCTGCCGTTGTGCCTGGACACCGGGCACCTGCTCATCGGCGGCACCGATCCGGTCGCGCTGGCCAAGCGCTTCCCGGACCGGATCGGCCACCTGCACCTCAAGGACGTCCGCGCGGATCTCGCCGAACGCGTGCGCACCGGCGAACTGGCCTACACCGAGGCCGTCGGCCAGGGGATCTACGTCCCGCTCGGCGAAGGGGACGTGGACATCGAGGCCATGGTGCGGTTCGTCCACGAGGCGGGCTACACCGGCTGGTACGTCCTCGAACAGGACACCGCACTCGGCCCGGACAGCGCGGACGGCGTCCCGAAGCGGGACACCGCGCGCAGCCTGGCCCAGCTCGACAAGATCGTCAGCCGGTTGGCGGCTGCGTAG
- a CDS encoding sugar ABC transporter substrate-binding protein: MTSNRASRVGLVLAGAALLLAACTGPAAEDPAAGSGQEVPAETGPFRIAVISHGTAGDAFWNVVKNGAEDAGRELDVPVEYNSDGDPGNQAKLIDNAVAQRVGGLVVSMQNPEAVRPSIENAVRAGIPVVTINSGEEQSAAYGALTHIGQSEGVAGEQAGRKFKEAGKTKLLCVIHEAGNIGQNQRCDGAARGFGSAERLQVDISNPTDAQARIRGAVQTDPSIDAVLTLNSQVAANAVNAVEQVQSKAQVATFDLNADVVSAIKTGDVLFAVDQQQYEQGYLPIVFLKLYRDNRNVVGGGRPVLTGPDLVDKSTVDQIGAYVERGTR, from the coding sequence ATGACGTCCAATCGCGCAAGCAGGGTGGGCCTCGTGCTCGCGGGGGCAGCGCTGCTGCTCGCCGCGTGCACCGGGCCGGCCGCGGAGGATCCGGCCGCGGGCAGCGGCCAGGAGGTGCCCGCCGAGACCGGCCCGTTCCGGATCGCGGTCATCTCGCACGGCACCGCGGGCGACGCCTTCTGGAACGTGGTCAAGAACGGCGCCGAGGACGCGGGCCGCGAGCTCGACGTGCCGGTCGAGTACAACTCCGACGGGGACCCCGGCAACCAGGCCAAGCTGATCGACAACGCGGTCGCGCAGCGCGTCGGCGGTCTGGTGGTCTCCATGCAGAATCCCGAGGCGGTGCGGCCGTCGATCGAGAACGCGGTCCGGGCGGGCATCCCGGTGGTCACCATCAACTCCGGCGAGGAGCAGAGCGCGGCCTACGGTGCGCTGACCCACATCGGGCAGAGCGAGGGCGTCGCCGGTGAGCAGGCCGGCCGGAAGTTCAAGGAGGCGGGCAAGACCAAGCTGCTCTGCGTGATCCACGAAGCCGGCAACATCGGGCAGAACCAGCGCTGCGACGGCGCCGCCCGCGGGTTCGGTTCGGCCGAACGGTTGCAGGTGGACATCAGCAACCCGACCGACGCGCAGGCCCGCATCCGCGGCGCGGTGCAGACCGACCCGTCGATCGACGCGGTGCTCACGCTGAACTCCCAGGTGGCCGCGAACGCGGTGAACGCGGTGGAGCAGGTGCAGTCGAAGGCCCAGGTGGCCACCTTCGACCTGAACGCCGACGTGGTCTCCGCGATCAAGACCGGCGACGTGCTCTTCGCGGTGGACCAGCAGCAGTACGAGCAGGGCTACCTGCCGATCGTCTTCCTCAAGCTGTACCGGGACAACCGGAACGTGGTCGGCGGCGGCCGGCCGGTGCTGACCGGACCCGACCTCGTCGACAAGTCCACTGTGGACCAGATCGGCGCCTACGTGGAACGGGGTACCCGATGA
- a CDS encoding ABC transporter permease: MTTTTLDERVGRTRLADRLVVRPELGALLGAVVVFAFFSITADQFLTGDGVATWLDDASTLGIMAVAVSLLMIGGEFDLSAGVMTASTALVTAILATQAGWNVWLALLASLVFALGVGAFNGWLVMRTGLPSFIVTLGTFLALQGLNLGVTRLVTGTVQVSGMRAADGYASSGFVFASTVEIGGTKFQISILWWIGFAAVAAWLLLRTRFGNWIFAVGGSAVSSRAVGVPVKRTKILLFMGTALAGWLVGSINILRFASVQANQGIGLELQFIIAAVVGGCLLTGGFGSAIGAAIGALIFGMARQGIVFARWDSDWFMLFLGVMLLAAVLVNNTFRRRAERVRR, translated from the coding sequence ATGACCACGACCACCCTCGACGAACGCGTGGGCCGCACCCGGCTGGCGGACCGGCTGGTGGTGCGCCCCGAACTCGGCGCGCTGCTCGGTGCCGTGGTGGTTTTCGCCTTCTTCAGCATCACCGCGGACCAGTTCCTCACCGGCGACGGCGTGGCCACCTGGCTGGACGACGCCTCCACGCTCGGCATCATGGCGGTGGCCGTCTCGCTGCTGATGATCGGCGGCGAGTTCGACCTCTCGGCGGGCGTGATGACCGCGTCCACCGCGCTGGTCACCGCGATACTGGCCACCCAGGCCGGCTGGAACGTCTGGCTGGCGCTGCTGGCCTCGCTGGTGTTCGCGCTCGGGGTCGGTGCCTTCAACGGCTGGCTGGTGATGCGCACCGGGCTGCCCAGCTTCATCGTCACCCTGGGCACCTTCCTCGCCCTGCAGGGGCTGAATCTCGGCGTGACACGGCTGGTCACCGGGACCGTGCAGGTCTCCGGCATGCGTGCCGCCGACGGCTACGCCTCCTCGGGCTTCGTGTTCGCCTCCACCGTGGAGATCGGCGGCACCAAGTTCCAGATCTCCATCCTGTGGTGGATCGGGTTCGCCGCGGTGGCGGCCTGGCTGCTGCTGCGCACCCGGTTCGGCAACTGGATCTTCGCCGTCGGCGGGTCCGCGGTCAGCTCGCGCGCGGTCGGCGTGCCGGTCAAGCGGACGAAGATCCTGCTGTTCATGGGCACCGCGCTGGCGGGCTGGCTGGTCGGCTCGATCAACATCCTGCGCTTCGCCAGCGTGCAGGCCAACCAGGGGATCGGGCTGGAACTGCAGTTCATCATCGCCGCGGTGGTCGGCGGCTGCCTGCTCACCGGCGGCTTCGGCTCGGCGATCGGGGCCGCGATCGGCGCGCTGATCTTCGGCATGGCCCGCCAGGGCATCGTGTTCGCGCGGTGGGACAGCGACTGGTTCATGTTGT